Part of the Tumebacillus sp. BK434 genome is shown below.
GCTTTTGCGTGATCTTCTTCGCTGCTGCGCCAAGTTTGGTCAGGTCGTTCGACTCGTACAAGATCGTGCCTTCTTCGAGCGACAGGCGTTCGCCTTGCAGTGCCTTGTCCAGCACCTCATCCACCTTGGTCGTCTTCGTGTTCACAAAACTCATTCCTCGTCACCCCACAGTTCCAGCTTGACCGGTTTTTTGAGCAGACCATGACGGTAGGCAGCGTCAAAATAGGCATTGGCGCCGACCGCCCACTCTTCATCCAGGTCATGACGTAATTTATTGAAATAAGCGCGCCAGAATTCTTCCGTCTGGCCGAGCATGCGCTTCGCCTGCGCAATCACCGCATCCATATCGGCCAGGCCTTTCTGCTTCCCTTCAAGGAAAAAGCGGTGGATCTTGCGCACTTTCTCCGGGTTCTCTTCAATCAGACGCTTGGGAACGGCGCAAACGGCAAAGGTCATCGAATGGCCGGTGCGTTTGTTCCATTCTTCCCCCAGGTCGTACAGATAGCAGCCGTGCTCCTGCACCGACCAGTACAGCGCATCATCGGCGATCAACAGCGCCGCATCGGCCTGATCCAGCATCGCATGCAGATCATCGGACGGCAGCGTGACGTATTCAGCAGGCGCGATCCCCGTCTCAGCGAGCAGGATCTTCAGCAGGTTGGAGCTCGACTTGGAGATCGTCGGCAGCGCGATCACCGCGCCGTTCAGCTCCTCCCATGGACGCTTCGAGAAGAAGAAGATCGAGCCGACCGGGCCTCTTGCTGACACGGACAAGCCGCGCAACGCCACAAAGTCATCGGCCAGCTCCGCATACGCCAGCGAGGAGCACAGCCCGGCATCGACCGTGCCTTCCGCCAGCCACCGGTTCAGATCGCTCGGCGCGCCGGGGATAAATTCGATCTCAGGGTCAGACTTGTCAAGAAAATGGCAGATCGGCAGCGCGTTGGTAAACTTGATGTGGCCGATCCGCACATGGAGCGGATTCATTAGAGAACCGGAAGCTCCTCGACCGGGGCAGTTTTCTTGCCCTCGAGGTGCGAGAAATCGGTGTTGACGACATTGTACAGCGTGTCGCGTTCCACCGGCATGCGGCCTGCGTCGCGGATCAATTTTACCAAGTCTGCTTTTGCCATACCCTGAGATGTCTGCGCGCCCGCAGCATGGTAGATCTTTTCTTCCACGACGTTGCCGTCGAGGTCGTCTGCGCCAAACCACAGCGCCGTTTGCGCCAGCTTCTCGCCGACCTGCATCCAGTAGGTCTTGATGTGATCGATGTTGTCGAGCATCAGGCGAGCCACCGCGATGACTTTCAAGTCTTCAAAGCCGGTCGAGATGTGCAGGTGCGGGAACTTTTTGATCAGTTCCGTGTTGTCCGGATGCCAGGACAGCGGGATGAACGTTTGGAAACCGCCCGTCTTGTCCTGCAGGTCGCGCAGGCGGATCATATGGTCGATGCGGTCTTCGAGCGACTCGACATGGTTGTACAGCATCGTCGAGTTGGTGCGCAGGCCTTTTTTGTGTGCGATCTCATGGATCTCCAGCCAGCGCTCGCCGCTGGTCTTGTG
Proteins encoded:
- the mqnE gene encoding aminofutalosine synthase MqnE is translated as MEIITKDHPFAAIWEKVQREERLTFEDGVKLMSSNDITALGYMANYVREKKHGDKTFFNTNRHINPTNICQTLCDFCAFGVRMKDPAAYTMTMEEVEHRIDMIDPEATEVHIVGGNNPALRIDYYENILRKVKEKRPNLHVKALTGVEIDHFTRVNKMTAEEVLDRLIAAGLDSMPGGGAEIFAEEPRSIICDHKTSGERWLEIHEIAHKKGLRTNSTMLYNHVESLEDRIDHMIRLRDLQDKTGGFQTFIPLSWHPDNTELIKKFPHLHISTGFEDLKVIAVARLMLDNIDHIKTYWMQVGEKLAQTALWFGADDLDGNVVEEKIYHAAGAQTSQGMAKADLVKLIRDAGRMPVERDTLYNVVNTDFSHLEGKKTAPVEELPVL
- a CDS encoding menaquinone biosynthesis protein; the protein is MNPLHVRIGHIKFTNALPICHFLDKSDPEIEFIPGAPSDLNRWLAEGTVDAGLCSSLAYAELADDFVALRGLSVSARGPVGSIFFFSKRPWEELNGAVIALPTISKSSSNLLKILLAETGIAPAEYVTLPSDDLHAMLDQADAALLIADDALYWSVQEHGCYLYDLGEEWNKRTGHSMTFAVCAVPKRLIEENPEKVRKIHRFFLEGKQKGLADMDAVIAQAKRMLGQTEEFWRAYFNKLRHDLDEEWAVGANAYFDAAYRHGLLKKPVKLELWGDEE